A window of Castanea sativa cultivar Marrone di Chiusa Pesio chromosome 1, ASM4071231v1 contains these coding sequences:
- the LOC142618825 gene encoding putative E3 ubiquitin-protein ligase ARI8 has protein sequence MDSGDEINIYSDNEVNGYYGEDANNTDCNYDSLIKEEDFVDSDSNSPVAKRPRLEGPPDQNYTVLKQSDIRERQENTIAEVATVLSVSKAVATVLLRHYNWSAVKVHEAWFSDEDRVRKNLGLLPIIEFPLDSTEVKCGICFDLFPTRDEIVSAACGHPYCVECFRGYIRTSINDGPGCLMLRCPDMSCCAVVDRDMVNSLVSEEEKQKYSTYLYRSYVEENKKIKWCPAPGCEHAIEFDDDQGWDVTCACDFSFCWNCVEDAHRPVDCETVANWMAKNDDESETKTWILAQTKPCPKCAKPIEKNEGCMHMTCHSPCRYQFCWICLGDWHNHINCNGYKEDKRKEVEEAKRHVQKYNHYYERWAAHNLSRLKAVSDLGRVQTEQIEQLSDIHGKTQIELGFIAEAWQQIVECRRVLKWTYAYGYYLPEAEDAKKQLFEFLQGEAEAGLERLHGYAEKEVRQFLNADERSVNFEGFELKLKSLTGVTKKYFEKLVSALENGLSEVQEAGKSNMEERWRCDRCTYANSWENVTCEICHMHQ, from the coding sequence ATGGATTCCGGCGACGAGATCAACATCTATAGCGACAATGAGGTCAACGGTTATTACGGCGAAGATGCAAACAACACTGACTGTAACTATGACTCTTTGATCAAAGAAGAGGACTTCGTGGATTCTGATTCCAATAGTCCTGTGGCTAAAAGGCCTCGTCTTGAAGGTCCTCCAGACCAAAACTACACGGTGTTGAAGCAATCAGATATACGTGAACGCCAAGAGAACACTATTGCAGAAGTTGCCACGGTTCTCTCTGTATCAAAAGCAGTCGCAACAGTTTTGCTCCGTCACTATAATTGGAGTGCTGTTAAGGTTCACGAGGCATGGTTTTCTGACGAAGATCGAGTCAGAAAAAACTTGGGTTTATTACCCATCATCGAATTCCCACTTGACAGCACTGAAGTCAAGTGTGGAATATGTTTCGATTTGTTCCCAACACGCGATGAAATTGTCTCAGCCGCATGTGGTCATCCTTATTGTGTCGAATGTTTTCGTGGTTATATTAGGACTTCGATCAACGATGGTCCTGGATGTTTGATGCTGAGGTGCCCGGACATGTCTTGTTGTGCGGTTGTTGATCGAGACATGGTGAATAGTTTGGTTTCTGAGGAGGAAAAGCAGAAGTATTCGACTTATCTGTACAGGTCTTATGTCGAGGAGAATAAGAAGATCAAGTGGTGTCCTGCTCCGGGCTGCGAGCACGCAATTGAGTTCGATGATGATCAAGGTTGGGATGTGACTTGTGCttgtgattttagtttttgttggaATTGTGTTGAGGATGCTCATCGACCTGTGGATTGTGAAACTGTGGCTAATTGGATGGCAAAGAATGATGATGAGTCTGAAACCAAGACTTGGATATTGGCTCAAACGAAGCCCTGTCCCAAGTGTGCAAAACCAATTGAAAAAAACGAGGGATGTATGCATATGACATGCCATTCACCTTGTCGATATCAGTTTTGCTGGATATGCCTTGGTGATTGGCATAATCATATCAACTGTAATGGTTATAAGGAAGACAAGAGAAAAGAGGTAGAAGAGGCAAAGAGACATGTACAGAAGTACAATCATTACTATGAAAGATGGGCAGCTCATAACTTGTCAAGGCTAAAAGCTGTTTCAGACTTGGGTAGAGTGCAAACCGAGCAGATTGAGCAGCTTAGTGATATACATGGCAAAACCCAAATTGAGCTGGGGTTCATAGCGGAGGCTTGGCAACAGATAGTTGAATGTAGAAGAGTGTTGAAGTGGACCTATGCATATGGGTACTATCTGCCTGAGGCTGAGGATGCTAAGAAGCAGCTTTTCGAGTTTTTACAAGGGGAAGCAGAGGCTGGTCTTGAAAGGCTTCATGGATATGCTGAGAAGGAAGTGAGGCAGTTTCTTAATGCTGATGAGAGATCAGTAAATTTCGAAGGGTTCGAGTTAAAGCTGAAGAGCTTAACGGGAGTTACCAAAAAATACTTTGAGAAGCTGGTTAGCGCACTAGAGAATGGCCTATCAGAGGTGCAAGAAGCTGGCAAGAGTAATATGGAAGAACGTTGGCGTTGTGATCGGTGTACTTATGCCAATTCCTGGGAAAATGTAACTTGCGAGATTTGTCACATGCACCAGTGA
- the LOC142618834 gene encoding mediator of RNA polymerase II transcription subunit 18 codes for MECVVQGIIETQHVEALKILLQGLCGVHKERLRIHEICLKSGPNLGAVASEVRLLCDLEQPEPTWTVRHIGGAMRGAGAEQISVLVRTMVESKVSKNVLRLFYALGYKLDHELLRVGFAFHFQRGAQITVTVSSVNKMLKLHATDEAVPVTPGIQMVEVTAPASAENYTEVVSAVSSFCEYLAPLLHLSKPGISTGVVPTAAAAAASLMSDGGGTTL; via the exons ATGGAGTGCGTGGTTCAGGGAATTATAGAGACACAg CATGTTGAGGCCCTCAAAATTCTTCTTCAGGGTCTTTGTGGTGTTCATAAAGAACGCTTGAGGATCCATGAAATATGCCTTAAAAGTGGCCCAAACCTTG ggGCTGTAGCTTCAGAGGTTCGACTCTTATGCGATCTTGAGCAGCCTGAACCCACATG gaCCGTTAGACATATAGGAGGTGCAATGAGGGGTGCAGGTGCTGAGCAAATTTCAGTTCTAGTAAGGACCATGGTGGAAAGCAAAGTCAGCAAGAATGTGCTCCGCTTATTTTATGCACTAGGCTACAAGTTAGACCATGAGCTGCTAAGAGTGGGATTTGCCTTCCATTTCCAAAGGGGTGCTCAAATCACTGTTACTGTGTCCTCAGTTAATAAGATGCTGAAACTACATGCAACTGATGAGGCTGTGCCTGTAACTCCGGGTATACAGATGGTTGAAGTGACAGCCCCCGCATCTGCTGAAAATTACACTGAAGTTGTTTCTGCAGTGTCATCTTTCTGCGAATATCTTGCACC GCTCCTGCATTTATCAAAACCAGGAATTTCAACAGGGGTTGTTCCAACTGCCGCTGCTGCTGCTGCATCTCTTATGTCTGATGGTGGGGGTACAACCTTATAG